The sequence GCTGTCGACTGCGATGCGGTGCATTTCGCGCATCTGCCCCGGCGGGGTCACCGAGTTGCCGGCCTCGATGAGCAGCACCGGCACACGCACCGCGCGCCACTGCTCCCAGTAGTCGCGGGTGCCCCACTCGGCGGCGATCTGCAACCACCACTCGGGGCGGCCGTGCAGTCGCCAGCCGGTCTCGGTGCGGTCGAAGGCTTCCAGGAAATACCGCCCGGCGATCTCGCCGAATTCGGCGATCACCTGTTCGGCACTGGGGAACTCGACGGGAAGGGCATGCGCCCACGGCTCCCACGCCCCAGTGGTGAAAGCGGTGAAGTCCGGCGCCATGTCTTCGACCACCAGCGCGGAGATCAGCTCGGGGTGACGGGCCGCCAGGCACCACGAGTGCAAGCCGCCCATCGAGTGCCCGATCAGCCGCACCGGGCCCGGCAACTGCTCCACGGCGGTGGCCAGGTCGGCGACGAAGCGTTCGGTGGAGATCGGGTGGGGGTCGGCGACCTCACGGCCACGGTGCCAGGGGGCGTCGTAGGTGTAGACCGCACCCAGCCTGGTCAGCCATGGCAGTTGGCGCGGCCAGGTGGTGCCACGGCCCATCAGTCCGTGAACCAGCACCAGTGGCGCCCCATGCCCGCCGCGGTAGGTCAGCAGCTCGGTCGACGCGATCCCCACCCGGGGCACGGTAGCCTAGGCCCATGTCAGTGGTGAAGATCAATGCAATCGAGGTGCCCGCCGATGCCGGGCCCGAACTGGAGAAACGGTTCGCAAATCGCGCGCACGCGGTGGAGAATCAGCCCGGTTTTCTTGGCTTCCAGCTGCTGCGCCCGGTCAAGGGCGACGACCGCTACTTCGTGGTGACGCACTGGGAGTCCGACGAAGCGTTCCAGGCCTGGGCGCAGGGACCCGCCGTCGAAGCCCACGCCGGCCAGCGCGCCAAGCCGGTGGCGACCGGGGCATCGTTGCTGGAGTTCGAGGTCGTGCTTGACGTCGCCGGAACCGCCGCACAGGGCTAGCCCGATGAGGCGACCGCTGGCCGCCTGGGTAGTGACGGCGACGCTGGCAGCCGCAGCCGCCGGCTGCGCACCCTCGCCGGCATCTCCCGGCGACCCCGGTTCCGAGGGCGGCGTGACGATCTCGACGAAGACGCCGCCCGGTCTGCGCGCCAAGCAGACCATGGACATGCTGAACTCCGATTGGCCGATCGGTCCGATCGGGGTGGCGACCCTGGCCGCGCCGGACAAGGTCGAGCAGGTGGTCGCGACCATGGAGTCGCTGTGGTGGGACCGACCGTTCCACCTCGACAGCGTCGACATTCGCGCCGGCGCGGCCACCCTGCACCTGACCACCTCCTTCGGTGCTCGTCAGGACATCCGGATCCGCACTGACGACAACGGCATGGTGGACCTGTTCAAACCGACCACCGAGGCACCGGACATCCGCTCCTGGCACGACCTCGATTCGGTGCTGAACAAGACCGGTGCCCGGTACTCCTACCAGGCGTCGCGCGTCGAGCACGGCGCCTGCAAGCCGGTGGCCGGCGCCAACACCACCCAGTCCCTGCCGCTGGCATCGATCTTCAAGTTGTATGTGCTGCTGGCAGTGGCCAACGAGGTGAAGGCCGGGACGGTGTCCTGGGACGACCCGCTGACCATCACCGACCGGGCCAAGGCGGTCGGCTCATCCGGGCTGGAGGAACTGCCCGACGGCGCCCATGTCTCGGTGCGCAGGGCCGCCGAGAAGATGATCGCAACCAGCGACAACATGGCGACCGATCTGCTCATCGGCCGGGTGGGCACGCGCGCGGTCGAGCGCGCACTGGCCGCGGCCGGCCACCACGACCCGGCCAGCATGACTCCGTTTCCCACCATGTATGAACTGTTCTCGGTGGGCTGGGGTAAGCCCGACCTGCGCGAGCAGTGGCAGCACGGCTCACCGCAGGAGCGAGCGAAGTTGCTGCGGCAGGCCGACTCCCGGCCGTATGAGCCGGACCCGATCCGAGCGCACATCCCGGCATCCGCCTACGGCGCCGAGTGGTACGGCAGCGCCGAGGACATCTGCCGGGTGCACGTCGCGCTGCAGGCCGCCGCGGTGGACAAGGCCGCACCGGTCCGCGAGATCCTGTCCGCGGTTCGCGGCATCGACCTGCCGCGCACCGACTGGCCCTACATCGGCGCCAAAGCGGGCGGCCTGCCCGGCGACCTGACCTTCAGCTGGTACGCCGTCGACCGGGGCGGTCAGCCGTGGGTGGTCAGCTTCCAGCTCAATTGGCCGCGTGACCACGGCAAGAGCGTCGGCAGCTGGATGCTGCAGGTCGCCAAGCAGGCGTTCGGCCTGTTACCCGTCCAGCGCTAGCCCAGGAAGGGACCCCATGCGACAACTGGTCCGTGTGCAGAACTTCAGCATTTCCAGCGACGGGTACGGCGCCGGAGAAGGGCAAAGCCTCGAGCGTCCGTTCGGTCACGCCGATCCGGCGGACTTCATGTCCTGGGCAGGCGCCACCGCGCACTGGGTCAACCGGACCGATCCCGGCGGCAGCTTCGGACTCGATGACTACATCACCCGCGACTGGGCCAACAATATCGGCGCAGAGATCATGGGGCGCAACAAATTCGGCCCGCAGCGCGGGCCGTGGGAAGACTATGATTGGCAAGGGTGGTGGGGCGACGAGCCGCCGTTTCGCACACCGGTGTTCGTCCTCACCCACCACGTGCGGCCATCATTCACACTGGGCGACACCACATTCCATTTCCTCGACGCCTCCCCCGAGGACGCACTGGCGCGAGCACTGTCTGCAGCTGACGGCAAGGACGTACGCATCGGCGGCGGCGTGGCCACGGTTCGGGAGTTCCTCGACGCCGATCTCATCGACACGATGCATGTCGCGGTGGCACCGACCGAACTCGGCCGCGGGGAAAGGTTGTGGACGAGCCCCGACGAACTGGTGGACCGGTTCCATCTTGAGCAGATCCCAAGCCCCAGCGGGATGGTGCATCACTTCTTCTGGCGCCGAGGTCTCAGCTGACGGCCCTGCTGGACGCGAAACGGGCGGCACCCGTGAAGGTGTGCCGCCCGTTTCGCGTCAGTAGCAGTTACTCCGCGCCGGCCTTAGCCAGGTCGGAAGCCTCCGCCGTCGGCTTCGGGCTACCGGCAAAGGTGAACACCGCGTTCTCGTGCGCACCCTCGCCGTCCCAGTTGTCGACGTCGACGGTGACCAGCTGACCAGGACCCAGCTCTTCGAACAGGATCTTCTCCGAGAGCTGGTCCTCGATCTCGCGCTGGATGGTGCGCCGCAGCGGACGCGCACCCAACACCGGGTCGAAGCCGCGCTTGGCCAGCAGCGACTTGGCCTTGTCGGTCAACGCGATGTCCATGTCCTTGGCCTTGAGCTGCTTGGCCACCCGGCCGATCATCAGATCGACCATCTCGATGATCTCTTCCTTGGTGAGCTGGTGGAAGACGATGATGTCATCGATACGGTTCAGGAACTCCGGGCGGAAGTGCTTCTTGAGCTCGTCGTTGACCTTGAGCTTCATCCGCTCGTAGTTGTTCTCCCCGCCGCCCTGGGTGAAGCCCAGTCCGACCGCCTTGGAGATGTCGGACGTGCCCAGGTTGGAGGTGAAGATCAACACGCAGTTCTTGAAGTCCACCGTGCGGCCCTGCCCGTCGGTGAGCCGACCGTCCTCGAGGACCTGCAACAGGCTGTTGTAGATCTCGGCGTGGGCCTTCTCGATCTCGTCGAACAGCACCACCGAGAACGGCTTGCGCCGCACCTTCTCGGTCAGCTGACCACCCTCTTCGTAGCCGACGTAGCCCGGAGGGGCACCGAACAGCCGCGACGCGGTGAACCGGTCGTGGAACTCACCCATGTCGATCTGGATGAGCGCGTCGTCGTCGCCGAACAGGAACTCGGCCAGCGCCTTGGACAGCTCGGTCTTACCTACACCGGACGGGCCGGCGAAGATGAACGAGCCCGACGGCCGCTTCGGGTCCTTCAGCCCGGCGCGGGTGCGCCGGATGGCCTTGCTGACCGCCTTGACCGCGTCCTCCTGGCCGATGATCCGCTTGTGCAGCTCGTCTTCCATGCGCAGCAGGCGGGTGGTCTCGGCCTCGGTCAGCTTGAACACCGGGATGCCGGTCCAGTTGCCCAGCACCTCGGCGATCTGCTCGTCGTCGACCTCGGCCACGACATCCAGATCACCGGAACGCCACTGCTTTTCGCGCTCGGCGCGCTGCGCGACGAGTTGCTTCTCCCGGTCCCGCAGGCTGGCCGCCTTCTCGAAGTCCTGCGCGTCGATCGCGGACTCCTTCTCGCGACGTGCGTCGGCGATCTTCTCGTCGAACTCACGCAGGTCCGGCGGCGCGGTCATCCGGCGGATCCGCATCCGGGCACCGGCCTCGTCGATCAGGTCGATCGCCTTGTCCGGCAGGAACCGGTCGTTGATGTAGCGGTCGGCCAGGGTGGCCGCCGCCACGATCGCCGAGTCGCTGATCGAGACCCGGTGGTGGGCTTCGTAGCGGTCCCGCAGGCCCTTGAGGATCTCGATGGTGTGCTCGACGGTGGGCTCACCGACCTGCACCGGCTGGAACCGGCGCTCCAGCGCGGCGTCCTTCTCGATGTACTTGCGGTACTCGTCGAGGGTGGTGGCGCCGATGGTCTGCAGCTCCCCGCGGGCCAGCTTCGGCTTGAGGATCGAGGCCGCGTCGATAGCGCCCTCGGCCGCACCGGCACCCACCAGGGTGTGCAGCTCGTCGATGAACAGGATGATGTCGCCGCGGGTGTTGATCTCCTTGAGGACCTTCTTCAGGCGCTCCTCGAAGTCACCGCGGTAACGGCTGCCGGCCACCAGCGACCCCAGGTCCAGGGTGTAGAGCTGCTTGTCCTTCAGCGTCTCGGGGACCTCCCCGGCCACGATGGCCTGGGCCAGGCCCTCCACCACAGCGGTCTTGCCGACGCCGGGCTCACCGATCAGCACCGGGTTGTTCTTGGTGCGGCGGCTCAGCACCTGCATGACCCGCTCGATTTCCTTCTCCCGGCCGATCACCGGGTCGAGCTTGCCCTCCATGGCGGCCGCGGTCAGGTTGCGGCCGAACTGGTCGAGCACCAGCGAGGTGGACGGTGAGCCGGACTCGCCGCCGCGTCCGCCGGTGCCGGCCTCCGCGGTCTCCTTGCCCTGGTAGCCGCTCAGCAGCTGAATCACCTGCTGACGCACCCGGGTCAGGTCAGCACCCAGCTTGACCAGCACCTGGGCGGCGACGCCCTCACCCTCACGGATCAGGCCGAGCAGAATGTGCTCGGTGCCGATGTAGTTGTGGCCGAGCTGCAGCGCCTCACGCAGGCTCAGCTCAAGCACCTTCTTGGCGCGCGGGGTGAACGGGATGTGCCCGGACGGCGCCTGCTGGCCCTGGCCGATGATCTCCTCGACCTGGCTGCGCACCCCTTCCAAAGAGATGCCCAGCGACTCCAGCGACTTGGCGGCTACGCCTTCACCCTCGTGGATCAGGCCCAGCAGGATGTGCTCGGTCCCGATGTAGTTGTGGTTGAGCATCCGGGCCTCTTCTTGGGCCAGGACGACAACCCTGCGGGCGCGGTCGGTAAATCTCTCGAACATCGGTGGCTACCTGCTCTCCCTCGCGATCGGCACTTGATCGGCCTCGGCTCGGCCGGCGTGCCTGCTGTCCACTCTAGTGGGCGACGCAGCGCGCTGTGACCTGCCTTGCAGTGCGTACTGAATCGACCACCCGGTGGCCGGCCCCGAAGGACCTGGCACCGGATGCAAGGGCACAACGCCTAAACCCCCGAATGCGTTTCCCAGGGATCATCCGGTTCGCCAGAAGCGAAACCTTCGTCGAGGCTCGCTAAACCGCCGGGTTTAGGTCGCGGCGTGAAATGCGTCGATGATGTCGGCCGGGATACGCCCGCGGGTGGACACATTGTGCCCGTTACGGCGGGCCCATTCGCGGATCGCGGCGCTCTGCTCACGGTCGATGGTGCCGCGGCGACCGCCACCGGACCGTCCACGCCGACGGCCTCCCACCCGACGGCCCGCGTCGGCCCACTTCTTCAGTTCAGCGCGCAGTTTCGTAGCATTCTTGCTCGAAAGGTCGATCTCGTAGGTCACCCCGTCCAGGCCGAATTCGACCGTTTCGTCGGCGGCACCCTCACCATCGAAATCATCGATCAAGGTGACGGTCACTTTTTTCGCCATTGGTACCCCTTGGTTAGCTTTCCTGCGCGCAATCGGTGCGCAAAGCCGTATTCGACCTCGCCGACTAATCTGCCATAAAAATACGCCTGCTTCAACACAACAGGCCTCGGTGCAGTTCAGTTGCCGTGACGACGAACAATCGGAAACAAAACGGTGTCTCTAATTGATAGACCCGTCAAGACCATCAACAGGCGGTCGATACCCATTCCGGTACCTGTGCACGGCGGCATCGCATGTTCCATCGCTGCCAGGAAGTCCTCGTCGAGCGCCATCGCCTCGTCATCTCCGGCGGCCGCCGCGCGCGCCTGAGCGGCGAAACGGTCACGCTGCACCACTGGGTCGATGAGTTCGGAATAGCCGGTGGCCAGTTCGACACCGCGCATATAGAGATCCCACTTCTCGGTGACGCCCTCAATGCTGCGGTGCTGGCGGGTCAGCGGCGTCGTCTCGACCGGGAAATCCCGGACGAAAGTCGGCGCACTCAGGGCGTGGCCGACGGCATGTTCCCACAGTTCCTCGACCAGTTTGCCGTGACCAAAGCCACGGTCTTTGGGTATCTCGACGCCGAGGCGATCCGCGATCGCCCACAGGTCGGCCACCGCTGTCGCCGGTGTGATGTCCT is a genomic window of Mycolicibacter heraklionensis containing:
- a CDS encoding alpha/beta fold hydrolase yields the protein MGIASTELLTYRGGHGAPLVLVHGLMGRGTTWPRQLPWLTRLGAVYTYDAPWHRGREVADPHPISTERFVADLATAVEQLPGPVRLIGHSMGGLHSWCLAARHPELISALVVEDMAPDFTAFTTGAWEPWAHALPVEFPSAEQVIAEFGEIAGRYFLEAFDRTETGWRLHGRPEWWLQIAAEWGTRDYWEQWRAVRVPVLLIEAGNSVTPPGQMREMHRIAVDSSYLHVPDAGHLVHDEAPQIYREAVESFLS
- the mhuD gene encoding mycobilin-forming heme oxygenase MhuD; the protein is MSVVKINAIEVPADAGPELEKRFANRAHAVENQPGFLGFQLLRPVKGDDRYFVVTHWESDEAFQAWAQGPAVEAHAGQRAKPVATGASLLEFEVVLDVAGTAAQG
- a CDS encoding serine hydrolase yields the protein MRRPLAAWVVTATLAAAAAGCAPSPASPGDPGSEGGVTISTKTPPGLRAKQTMDMLNSDWPIGPIGVATLAAPDKVEQVVATMESLWWDRPFHLDSVDIRAGAATLHLTTSFGARQDIRIRTDDNGMVDLFKPTTEAPDIRSWHDLDSVLNKTGARYSYQASRVEHGACKPVAGANTTQSLPLASIFKLYVLLAVANEVKAGTVSWDDPLTITDRAKAVGSSGLEELPDGAHVSVRRAAEKMIATSDNMATDLLIGRVGTRAVERALAAAGHHDPASMTPFPTMYELFSVGWGKPDLREQWQHGSPQERAKLLRQADSRPYEPDPIRAHIPASAYGAEWYGSAEDICRVHVALQAAAVDKAAPVREILSAVRGIDLPRTDWPYIGAKAGGLPGDLTFSWYAVDRGGQPWVVSFQLNWPRDHGKSVGSWMLQVAKQAFGLLPVQR
- a CDS encoding dihydrofolate reductase family protein, translating into MRQLVRVQNFSISSDGYGAGEGQSLERPFGHADPADFMSWAGATAHWVNRTDPGGSFGLDDYITRDWANNIGAEIMGRNKFGPQRGPWEDYDWQGWWGDEPPFRTPVFVLTHHVRPSFTLGDTTFHFLDASPEDALARALSAADGKDVRIGGGVATVREFLDADLIDTMHVAVAPTELGRGERLWTSPDELVDRFHLEQIPSPSGMVHHFFWRRGLS
- the clpC1 gene encoding ATP-dependent protease ATP-binding subunit ClpC yields the protein MFERFTDRARRVVVLAQEEARMLNHNYIGTEHILLGLIHEGEGVAAKSLESLGISLEGVRSQVEEIIGQGQQAPSGHIPFTPRAKKVLELSLREALQLGHNYIGTEHILLGLIREGEGVAAQVLVKLGADLTRVRQQVIQLLSGYQGKETAEAGTGGRGGESGSPSTSLVLDQFGRNLTAAAMEGKLDPVIGREKEIERVMQVLSRRTKNNPVLIGEPGVGKTAVVEGLAQAIVAGEVPETLKDKQLYTLDLGSLVAGSRYRGDFEERLKKVLKEINTRGDIILFIDELHTLVGAGAAEGAIDAASILKPKLARGELQTIGATTLDEYRKYIEKDAALERRFQPVQVGEPTVEHTIEILKGLRDRYEAHHRVSISDSAIVAAATLADRYINDRFLPDKAIDLIDEAGARMRIRRMTAPPDLREFDEKIADARREKESAIDAQDFEKAASLRDREKQLVAQRAEREKQWRSGDLDVVAEVDDEQIAEVLGNWTGIPVFKLTEAETTRLLRMEDELHKRIIGQEDAVKAVSKAIRRTRAGLKDPKRPSGSFIFAGPSGVGKTELSKALAEFLFGDDDALIQIDMGEFHDRFTASRLFGAPPGYVGYEEGGQLTEKVRRKPFSVVLFDEIEKAHAEIYNSLLQVLEDGRLTDGQGRTVDFKNCVLIFTSNLGTSDISKAVGLGFTQGGGENNYERMKLKVNDELKKHFRPEFLNRIDDIIVFHQLTKEEIIEMVDLMIGRVAKQLKAKDMDIALTDKAKSLLAKRGFDPVLGARPLRRTIQREIEDQLSEKILFEELGPGQLVTVDVDNWDGEGAHENAVFTFAGSPKPTAEASDLAKAGAE
- the lsr2 gene encoding histone-like nucleoid-structuring protein Lsr2, producing MAKKVTVTLIDDFDGEGAADETVEFGLDGVTYEIDLSSKNATKLRAELKKWADAGRRVGGRRRGRSGGGRRGTIDREQSAAIREWARRNGHNVSTRGRIPADIIDAFHAAT